In Paenibacillus hexagrammi, the following are encoded in one genomic region:
- a CDS encoding carboxypeptidase-like regulatory domain-containing protein, which produces MKVFRSLACTLLVSLLFFTSVGRLPTAYATATKASVELTVLSTNEYPISYANVVLTSNVLPFPVNVKTDSSGEAVYPNLPEGTYSISITATGFGESSPIVTGTLSAGQTFTQTVHMTPNNALIGIDSLNAYNNLMDPAKFDGTVTWSTYGDIPDQLDMQLQFLDAADNPIGSIIETKYTEADTNYYSSTLTQVSVPSGASRIGVTILDSGSAVIARRSIPLWIDSSHAAQAVRFHDSNANGGLIDASITWTGATDEDALAGYNVYYWVTEQNTWNYWDSVSKRADKTYQYTFGALPPGTSALLIGSLNAGGEELPSHPTAYVIDNRLSDSVLTAPTSSVLPAPSNIQDYTYSPEINKLSGQIGFTLPSDQSAIQGYTLYFADDNGDKIQAIGTIYTPRELPQLFYDLDAMQPVPSGATQFALTSYGKDGSESSAVYAPLKQPQMPSNIKFIDLDERPNQLHGFLTWSTAQDESNLSSYSIYFLDDSKQTVSLIGEVSKGNTPIITLPWDLAIPNTATRIGIGINDAANNLSSTFSSFPITDHVSHEEITAAVKAAYFPGSERIDVGNIVTFLQQSPDLSDQRDLQLFLSLIQPIAVHSVTQ; this is translated from the coding sequence ATGAAAGTTTTTCGAAGTCTAGCTTGTACATTATTAGTATCTCTGCTCTTCTTCACGTCTGTTGGAAGATTACCCACAGCCTATGCGACAGCGACGAAGGCATCCGTCGAACTTACAGTCCTGTCTACTAACGAATATCCGATTTCCTACGCCAATGTCGTTCTCACCTCGAATGTTCTTCCATTCCCGGTAAACGTTAAAACAGATTCCTCCGGTGAAGCTGTTTATCCGAATTTGCCTGAAGGCACTTATAGCATTTCCATTACTGCTACTGGCTTTGGCGAAAGTTCTCCGATCGTGACCGGAACTCTCTCAGCTGGACAGACATTTACTCAAACCGTCCATATGACGCCTAACAATGCTTTAATTGGGATTGATTCCCTCAACGCATACAACAATCTCATGGATCCTGCCAAATTTGACGGTACTGTCACTTGGTCCACCTACGGAGACATACCCGATCAATTGGACATGCAGCTTCAATTTTTGGACGCTGCGGACAACCCGATCGGCTCGATTATCGAGACCAAGTACACGGAAGCAGATACAAACTACTACTCGTCTACTTTGACGCAGGTATCTGTACCCTCTGGTGCATCACGAATAGGTGTTACGATCCTTGATAGTGGTTCAGCCGTTATAGCTAGAAGATCCATTCCGTTGTGGATTGATTCTTCACATGCAGCACAGGCGGTCAGATTCCATGACTCCAATGCCAATGGGGGGCTAATTGACGCTTCCATTACATGGACTGGAGCTACCGACGAAGACGCCCTGGCTGGATATAATGTATATTACTGGGTAACGGAACAGAACACTTGGAATTATTGGGACAGTGTGTCAAAACGCGCAGATAAGACCTACCAATATACATTCGGCGCGCTTCCACCAGGCACATCAGCCCTGTTAATCGGCAGTTTAAACGCGGGTGGAGAAGAGCTACCCTCCCATCCAACCGCTTATGTTATTGACAATCGACTAAGCGATTCCGTTTTGACAGCTCCAACTTCATCGGTTCTCCCAGCGCCTTCGAATATTCAGGATTATACGTATTCGCCGGAAATCAATAAACTTTCCGGTCAAATCGGCTTTACACTGCCATCGGATCAGAGTGCAATTCAGGGTTACACCCTATATTTCGCTGATGATAACGGAGATAAAATTCAAGCGATTGGTACTATCTATACGCCACGGGAGCTTCCCCAACTATTCTATGACTTGGATGCTATGCAGCCGGTACCTTCAGGAGCGACACAGTTTGCTTTAACTTCCTATGGGAAGGATGGCAGCGAAAGCTCCGCGGTTTATGCACCATTGAAACAACCGCAGATGCCGTCAAATATAAAATTTATAGATCTGGATGAGCGGCCCAATCAGCTGCATGGCTTCTTGACTTGGAGCACAGCTCAGGATGAGTCCAACCTATCCAGCTACTCCATCTACTTCCTGGATGACAGCAAACAAACGGTAAGTTTGATAGGAGAGGTTTCTAAAGGCAATACACCTATCATTACCCTTCCTTGGGACTTGGCCATCCCTAACACCGCAACTCGTATTGGGATTGGCATCAATGACGCAGCAAATAATCTCTCATCAACATTCTCAAGTTTTCCGATCACAGATCATGTCAGCCACGAAGAAATAACTGCTGCCGTGAAAGCCGCTTACTTTCCCGGTTCTGAGCGTATAGATGTAGGAAACATCGTGACTTTCTTGCAGCAATCCCCAGATCTATCTGACCAAAGGGATTTGCAATTATTCTTATCCCTAATCCAGCCGATTGCTGTACATTCTGTAACGCAATGA
- a CDS encoding mechanosensitive ion channel family protein has product MEFVNNLLLDWGMGTVLSVILSYLIMVLVMCVICILANYVTKKVVLNVISHFITKNKFKWDKVILEKKVFHKLSHVVPSVIIYYFSSAFPDYQHLLQKGAVTYMLVVGISVIDSLLDAVNEIYKSYEISKVKPIRGYIQVVKILLFVVGGILVIANLIGESPIILLSGIGAISAVMMLVFKDSLLGLAAGVQLASNDMVRVGDWIEMPKHGADGDVIDISLHTVMIQNWDKTITTIPSYTLISDSFKNWRGMQRSGGRRIKRSIVMDMSSICFCTDEMIMKFKSIHYLTTYIQNKEQEIEAHNTSNRINTSNKVNGRALTNLGVFRIYIEQYLRNHPKIHTNMTCMVRQLDPGDNGVPLEVYAFTNVTDWETYETVQSDIFDHIFAVAPEFGLRVFQNPSGHDVKSLSGEHQGDYRLVGSG; this is encoded by the coding sequence ATGGAATTCGTGAATAACCTGCTGCTGGATTGGGGAATGGGTACTGTTTTATCGGTCATTCTTTCCTATCTGATCATGGTTCTCGTGATGTGCGTCATCTGTATACTAGCCAATTACGTTACCAAAAAAGTGGTTCTGAATGTCATCTCTCATTTTATTACCAAGAATAAGTTTAAGTGGGACAAAGTCATCTTGGAGAAGAAGGTTTTTCATAAACTGTCTCATGTAGTACCTTCTGTTATTATTTATTACTTTTCTTCTGCATTTCCCGATTATCAGCATCTACTGCAAAAAGGCGCAGTGACCTATATGCTCGTCGTAGGGATCTCCGTGATCGATTCACTATTAGATGCAGTTAATGAAATTTATAAGTCCTATGAAATCTCAAAGGTTAAGCCCATCAGAGGCTATATTCAGGTAGTGAAAATTTTGCTTTTTGTCGTCGGAGGCATTCTTGTTATTGCTAATCTTATCGGTGAGAGTCCAATTATCCTTCTGAGCGGCATCGGCGCCATCTCGGCCGTCATGATGTTGGTCTTTAAGGATTCCTTATTGGGACTTGCGGCGGGAGTCCAGCTGGCTTCCAATGACATGGTGCGTGTTGGAGATTGGATCGAAATGCCAAAACATGGGGCAGATGGAGACGTCATCGACATCTCTTTACATACAGTCATGATTCAAAATTGGGATAAAACGATTACCACGATTCCAAGCTACACCTTGATCTCCGATTCCTTCAAGAATTGGAGAGGCATGCAACGGTCCGGCGGTCGGCGGATTAAGCGTTCAATTGTCATGGATATGAGCAGCATCTGCTTCTGCACCGATGAAATGATCATGAAATTCAAAAGCATCCATTACCTGACAACCTACATTCAAAATAAAGAACAGGAAATAGAAGCTCACAATACGTCCAATCGAATCAATACCTCGAACAAAGTAAATGGCAGAGCGCTGACGAACCTCGGTGTCTTTCGCATCTATATCGAACAGTACCTCAGGAATCATCCCAAAATCCATACGAATATGACCTGTATGGTTAGACAATTGGATCCGGGCGATAACGGTGTTCCTTTGGAGGTCTATGCTTTTACCAATGTGACCGATTGGGAAACCTACGAGACGGTGCAGTCTGATATTTTTGACCATATCTTTGCGGTTGCGCCGGAGTTCGGACTGCGGGTCTTCCAAAATCCCTCCGGACATGATGTGAAAAGCTTATCGGGAGAGCACCAAGGGGATTACCGATTGGTCGGCTCGGGATGA
- a CDS encoding DUF4386 domain-containing protein, translating into MKADKMSARVVGVLFILAAVTSVIGLLLYDPILNGPDYLVRGYQYAGQIKLGALMELLLVVSAVGTSITMFPYLRKYNESMALGHVCFRFLEAVFISIGIISVLALLNLSRDYSTAAAGAPDISAFQASGTVLHAIHDWTFLLGPNFMLGINTLLYSYIFYKTKLVPRFISILGLTGATLVLLAAILEIFGVFPQLSVWGAVLSLPVAANEMTLAVWLIAKGFHVSKLQVVKDA; encoded by the coding sequence ATGAAAGCAGATAAAATGAGCGCACGGGTTGTCGGAGTCCTATTTATCCTTGCAGCTGTAACTTCCGTGATCGGTTTACTCTTATACGACCCCATCCTGAACGGTCCTGATTATTTGGTGCGTGGCTATCAATATGCGGGCCAGATCAAGTTAGGGGCACTTATGGAATTATTACTTGTTGTATCAGCTGTGGGTACCTCGATTACGATGTTTCCTTATTTGCGGAAATATAATGAGAGCATGGCTTTGGGACATGTTTGCTTCCGGTTCTTAGAGGCTGTTTTCATAAGTATTGGGATCATCAGCGTACTTGCACTATTAAATCTAAGCAGGGACTATTCAACGGCAGCAGCAGGCGCACCGGACATCTCCGCATTTCAAGCTTCGGGTACAGTTTTACATGCGATTCATGATTGGACTTTTCTTCTTGGCCCCAATTTCATGTTAGGCATCAATACACTGCTGTACAGTTATATTTTTTATAAAACCAAGCTGGTTCCTAGGTTCATATCCATCTTAGGACTTACAGGCGCGACTTTAGTATTGTTGGCAGCTATACTCGAGATATTTGGGGTATTTCCTCAGCTTTCGGTATGGGGAGCGGTTCTTTCCCTGCCGGTAGCGGCTAACGAAATGACATTAGCAGTCTGGCTTATTGCGAAGGGGTTCCATGTTTCCAAACTCCAGGTTGTAAAGGATGCTTGA
- a CDS encoding helix-turn-helix transcriptional regulator yields the protein MAKSHIQNNIRTLRFHHQEMTQQQLADLVGVTRQTIVAIEKGNYSPSLELAFRIARIFKLPLEEVFTFVDEQE from the coding sequence ATGGCCAAAAGTCACATCCAAAATAACATACGAACTCTACGGTTTCATCATCAGGAGATGACGCAGCAACAGCTTGCAGACCTGGTAGGTGTGACAAGACAAACGATCGTCGCTATAGAAAAAGGGAACTATTCGCCTTCGTTGGAGCTGGCTTTTCGCATTGCACGTATCTTCAAGCTCCCTTTGGAGGAAGTTTTTACTTTTGTGGATGAACAAGAATAG
- a CDS encoding 7TM diverse intracellular signaling domain-containing protein — protein sequence MKFAAWFMMLFILLLFGCSAPYSVEATVLEKNSETDTLNLQKWQPQEGAVVSLDGPWRFYWNQLLQPQDFLDIPPNPPAIVTIPAQWKDYIIDGHALLNEGYGTYRMTFLLSDDAAERPLGLYFNNVASAYRFWVNGELMHGNGTVGMNAYAMVPRSYPRVFFFQPRAGVNEIVIQASNFSQRTGGIWESIEIGDAEKIASLHRNRVMVWTFITGCLLLMTIFSFFLYLFRKQERAALWFGLICLAICIRTSLLGESFVYVLFPGLTWEWG from the coding sequence ATGAAATTCGCAGCTTGGTTCATGATGCTTTTTATACTTCTACTGTTCGGATGCAGCGCACCATATTCAGTCGAAGCAACCGTACTAGAGAAAAATTCAGAGACAGATACACTGAACCTGCAGAAATGGCAGCCACAGGAAGGTGCCGTTGTTTCCTTGGACGGGCCATGGAGGTTCTACTGGAATCAGCTCCTGCAGCCGCAAGATTTTCTAGATATACCACCTAACCCCCCTGCAATCGTCACGATTCCAGCCCAGTGGAAAGATTACATCATAGACGGACATGCCTTACTGAATGAGGGATACGGAACCTATCGGATGACCTTCCTTTTATCTGATGATGCGGCCGAAAGACCTTTGGGACTCTACTTTAATAATGTTGCGTCTGCTTACCGGTTCTGGGTGAACGGTGAGCTGATGCATGGAAACGGCACGGTTGGTATGAATGCTTACGCTATGGTTCCAAGGAGCTACCCCAGGGTATTTTTCTTCCAGCCAAGGGCAGGCGTTAATGAAATTGTGATTCAGGCTTCTAATTTTTCTCAGCGAACAGGTGGAATTTGGGAAAGTATCGAGATCGGAGATGCGGAGAAGATCGCTTCCCTGCACAGAAACCGTGTTATGGTCTGGACGTTTATCACAGGCTGTCTGCTGCTTATGACGATTTTTTCTTTCTTTCTCTACTTATTTCGCAAACAGGAGCGAGCCGCATTATGGTTTGGTCTGATCTGCTTGGCCATTTGCATAAGAACTTCTCTTTTGGGTGAATCATTCGTATACGTACTCTTTCCGGGTCTTACCTGGGAATGGGGGTGA
- a CDS encoding sensor histidine kinase yields the protein MTIISLAAFVNKQYPQDGIVRIFPWFAASLGAFAAFVLATPAKIYTQYMVPYVIGLLLPVFLYVLYIYLRAAIRRRVGSPANMIGFFGFFATVIHEILYYTGFVSFGGLVSYGLLFFLLTQLLNLSLMFTRAVTQSELLSVELTKVIESQEETIRQRTSSLQMLNVQLEQGNQELLRIEHVRSNLLAEVYHDLSTPITAIKGFSKAIMTHVISKEEAPMYANRIYERSLMLEKLIDNVIELSQLKTGEVRFQLEQVPIVPYLRQLSQRYAAETSTHNMTLIWEEPDCAWPAEKQLFAAIDRFKFERVVANLISNAVKYSEGEGEGFIRIWSEMRLSNRSDEGHLIIHVTDTGTGIPESELPHIFKRQYRIPGVQASKKGSGLGLAICQEIMTHHQGEISVSSELGQGSDFYMTLPVTIRDAAAVIDRDAKGEEHGN from the coding sequence GTGACAATTATTAGCCTGGCGGCTTTTGTGAATAAGCAATATCCGCAGGACGGAATTGTACGCATATTCCCTTGGTTTGCAGCGTCATTGGGGGCATTTGCAGCATTTGTATTAGCAACTCCTGCTAAAATCTATACGCAGTACATGGTTCCGTACGTCATAGGCCTGCTGCTTCCTGTGTTTCTTTATGTCCTATATATCTACCTGCGAGCTGCGATTCGGCGCAGGGTCGGGTCGCCAGCCAATATGATCGGGTTTTTCGGTTTTTTTGCCACTGTCATTCATGAAATCCTTTATTATACCGGGTTTGTCTCTTTTGGCGGACTTGTTTCTTACGGTCTTCTGTTTTTTCTGCTAACCCAGCTCCTTAACTTATCCCTCATGTTTACTCGTGCGGTCACCCAGTCGGAGCTGCTATCTGTTGAATTAACAAAGGTTATTGAATCCCAGGAGGAGACTATTAGGCAGCGGACTTCCTCACTTCAAATGCTCAATGTGCAGCTGGAACAAGGGAACCAGGAGCTGCTCCGCATCGAGCATGTTCGCAGCAATCTGCTTGCAGAAGTTTACCATGATTTATCAACACCGATTACGGCAATTAAGGGCTTCTCCAAGGCCATCATGACGCATGTCATTTCCAAGGAGGAAGCGCCTATGTACGCAAACCGGATCTATGAACGCAGTCTGATGCTGGAGAAGTTGATTGACAACGTTATTGAATTGAGCCAGTTGAAGACCGGTGAAGTCCGATTTCAGCTAGAGCAAGTACCGATTGTGCCCTATCTGCGCCAATTAAGCCAGCGTTATGCAGCGGAGACAAGCACTCACAACATGACACTGATATGGGAAGAACCAGATTGTGCATGGCCTGCCGAGAAACAGCTGTTCGCTGCTATTGATCGTTTCAAATTCGAGCGCGTAGTTGCCAATTTAATTTCTAATGCCGTGAAATACTCAGAAGGCGAAGGCGAGGGCTTTATACGGATATGGAGCGAGATGCGCCTCTCCAATCGATCTGATGAAGGACACTTGATCATTCATGTGACAGACACAGGGACCGGTATTCCCGAGTCCGAGCTTCCGCATATTTTCAAAAGACAGTACCGAATTCCAGGTGTGCAGGCATCCAAGAAGGGAAGCGGCCTCGGACTAGCCATTTGTCAAGAAATCATGACACATCATCAAGGTGAAATTAGCGTAAGCAGCGAATTAGGCCAAGGAAGCGATTTCTATATGACGCTCCCCGTGACAATTAGGGATGCAGCCGCCGTGATTGATCGTGATGCCAAAGGAGAGGAACATGGAAACTAA
- a CDS encoding response regulator transcription factor has protein sequence METKILLIEDDSDICELIAIYLRMEGFCLDIAISAEQGLSLFRQSAYDLLISDIMLPGMDGIQLVELIRSQSDIPIIFLTSKKTPEDVIAGLHIGADDYVTKPFEPEVLVARIKSGLRRFRSLRGATIDCGTGTDTWTDGRLTIHKNRLEVFVDNLPVTLAAKELQLLLHLLEHPKQVFKVSQLYERIWGLNGMSDERTVMVHIHNLRKKIEKDPAAPAYILTIRGFGYKFGIEK, from the coding sequence ATGGAAACTAAGATTCTGCTCATTGAAGACGACTCTGATATCTGCGAACTTATCGCCATCTATTTACGGATGGAAGGCTTTTGCTTGGACATAGCTATAAGTGCCGAGCAGGGGCTGAGTCTGTTCCGACAGTCCGCTTATGATTTGCTAATTTCCGACATCATGCTTCCAGGTATGGACGGTATTCAACTGGTTGAGTTGATCCGCAGCCAATCGGACATCCCTATCATTTTCTTAACCAGTAAAAAAACACCGGAAGACGTCATAGCCGGCCTTCACATTGGCGCAGACGATTATGTGACGAAACCATTCGAGCCGGAAGTGCTTGTTGCACGAATAAAGTCCGGCCTTCGTCGTTTTCGTTCATTGCGCGGGGCAACAATCGACTGCGGTACAGGTACAGACACTTGGACGGACGGCAGGCTTACCATCCACAAGAATCGTTTGGAGGTATTTGTGGATAACCTACCGGTCACCTTGGCAGCCAAAGAACTGCAGCTCTTGCTGCATCTGCTTGAGCATCCCAAGCAAGTATTCAAGGTGAGCCAGCTCTATGAACGAATCTGGGGACTCAACGGCATGAGCGACGAGCGGACAGTCATGGTCCATATTCACAATCTTCGTAAAAAGATCGAGAAAGATCCCGCTGCCCCCGCCTATATCTTGACAATTCGCGGGTTTGGCTACAAATTCGGCATCGAAAAATGA
- a CDS encoding TetR/AcrR family transcriptional regulator codes for MIIKSAELFNRQGYAGSSLSDIIAATGIQKGGIYRHFSSKDEIALEAYHYAASIVGSRFSEAIAKAETASERLLAYFRVYENVVDEPPFVGGCPLQNTAVESDDTHPLLRERAAQGLENTLSAMKSMIQEGIRTGEFKESLDAEALATFCLSLLEGGIMLSKLEGNNRHMQMNMSSLSAYLTKCCLKEERLS; via the coding sequence ATCATTATCAAATCTGCCGAACTCTTTAACCGCCAAGGGTACGCGGGATCGTCGCTTAGTGACATTATTGCCGCAACCGGCATTCAAAAAGGCGGTATTTACCGACATTTCAGCAGTAAAGATGAAATTGCTTTAGAAGCTTACCATTACGCCGCAAGCATTGTCGGCAGTCGGTTCTCTGAAGCCATTGCCAAAGCGGAGACAGCATCGGAGCGGCTGCTTGCTTATTTTCGCGTCTATGAAAATGTTGTAGATGAACCGCCGTTCGTTGGCGGCTGCCCTCTGCAGAATACAGCGGTGGAGAGTGATGATACCCATCCGCTGCTGCGTGAGCGAGCGGCTCAAGGACTGGAGAATACCCTGAGTGCGATGAAAAGCATGATTCAAGAAGGGATCCGGACAGGTGAATTTAAAGAAAGCTTGGACGCGGAGGCTTTGGCGACTTTTTGCCTATCACTCTTGGAAGGTGGAATTATGCTGAGCAAGCTGGAAGGGAACAACCGGCATATGCAGATGAATATGTCTAGCTTATCGGCATATTTGACGAAATGCTGCTTGAAGGAAGAACGGCTAAGTTAA
- a CDS encoding MFS transporter: MRQEKWYHHHAWTGLTALWIIGFIGAITRFIMATYQVQLAEDLHVGRGFISLAWSVNLLIAALCAPIGGRLVDRFGPKTIMLAGSLLGTCGAALVFLGHNAPLFFLGYGVVSGLSGIGASTAYVLLFRWFGNHKAKAAGILSSASSVGLAVCTPIFLASSRLTWESAFLLSALLGLLVTVPIILFFIRSDEANSEEIQSLKPDKSFSTAEPSAPSESRNFTFYLPYFIVAFALFTCGINMGTVEMNLVAIHQQAAVSPGMISISMMILGTMEIAGSIVFGTVMDVMNKRLAMTILYGIRVVSFAILLLHTPWSPIVFAVTFGLTYLGAVPGGMLIANELSSKKGRLIGSLLLFHQTGGIAGALVGGVSYDLFHHYQWLIGLDALLCVMATAGYSILAGKNRMLKGVFSHAG; the protein is encoded by the coding sequence ATGCGGCAGGAGAAGTGGTATCATCATCATGCTTGGACGGGTTTAACAGCATTATGGATCATCGGATTTATAGGAGCTATCACACGATTCATCATGGCCACTTATCAAGTCCAACTTGCTGAAGATTTGCATGTCGGTCGAGGGTTTATTTCGTTGGCATGGTCAGTGAACCTGTTGATTGCCGCGCTATGTGCGCCCATTGGAGGAAGACTGGTCGACCGTTTCGGACCTAAGACAATCATGCTAGCAGGAAGCTTACTCGGCACTTGCGGAGCAGCACTTGTTTTTCTTGGACATAATGCGCCTCTTTTCTTTTTGGGCTATGGTGTTGTCTCCGGCTTATCAGGAATCGGGGCCTCCACCGCTTATGTGCTTCTGTTCAGGTGGTTCGGCAATCACAAAGCGAAGGCTGCGGGTATCTTGAGCAGTGCTTCGTCTGTCGGTCTTGCCGTTTGCACCCCGATCTTCCTAGCGAGCAGCCGCTTAACGTGGGAATCTGCGTTTCTCCTATCAGCACTGCTTGGTCTACTAGTTACGGTACCGATCATTCTATTCTTCATTCGTTCTGATGAAGCCAATTCCGAGGAGATTCAATCTCTTAAGCCTGACAAAAGCTTCTCAACTGCCGAACCTTCGGCTCCATCCGAATCCCGGAATTTTACCTTCTATCTTCCCTACTTCATCGTTGCTTTTGCCCTGTTTACTTGTGGGATCAACATGGGCACCGTCGAAATGAACCTTGTGGCTATTCATCAGCAGGCTGCCGTTTCACCTGGTATGATTTCCATCTCGATGATGATTCTAGGTACGATGGAGATTGCAGGCTCGATTGTGTTCGGGACCGTCATGGATGTGATGAATAAGCGCCTTGCCATGACCATACTGTATGGAATTCGTGTAGTTAGCTTTGCCATACTGCTGCTTCACACCCCCTGGTCCCCCATTGTATTTGCCGTAACGTTCGGCCTAACGTATTTGGGAGCCGTCCCCGGCGGCATGCTGATCGCAAACGAACTATCAAGTAAAAAGGGCCGGCTCATCGGCAGCTTACTCCTCTTTCATCAAACCGGCGGTATAGCAGGCGCCTTAGTTGGAGGAGTCTCCTACGACTTGTTCCACCATTATCAATGGTTAATTGGATTGGATGCCCTGCTCTGCGTCATGGCGACAGCGGGTTACTCCATTCTGGCAGGTAAAAATCGGATGCTAAAAGGAGTGTTCTCTCATGCAGGTTAA
- a CDS encoding peroxiredoxin-like family protein: MQVKEQLEQAKAGFMAKVPDAAQSNIFLHIKEQQQSGIEFGLKQGMHAPPFTLSNAMGQPVTLYDELAKGPVVLTFYRGSWCPFCNIQLRAFQQTLPDIQKLGATLIAVTPQHPDHSLSQQEKEQLSFQVLSDPNGLVADSYKLLFELPGYLQSTFTDILKRDLAAFNNSDRWLLPVPATLIIDQGGKIRSAHVNPDFMQRVDPLEILTELRELLPSSTEQSSVE, from the coding sequence ATGCAGGTTAAAGAACAATTGGAACAAGCTAAAGCGGGTTTTATGGCCAAAGTGCCTGATGCCGCACAAAGTAATATTTTTCTTCATATTAAAGAGCAGCAGCAATCCGGCATTGAATTCGGACTGAAGCAGGGCATGCATGCGCCCCCTTTTACCCTCTCGAATGCGATGGGCCAGCCGGTCACTCTGTATGACGAGCTTGCCAAAGGACCTGTTGTCTTGACGTTTTACCGCGGCAGCTGGTGCCCCTTCTGTAATATTCAACTCAGGGCCTTTCAACAGACGCTGCCCGACATTCAGAAGCTGGGTGCCACGCTTATCGCCGTCACTCCGCAGCACCCGGATCATTCGCTGTCGCAGCAGGAGAAAGAGCAGCTTAGCTTCCAAGTGCTTAGCGATCCAAACGGCCTTGTTGCGGATAGCTACAAACTGTTATTTGAATTGCCTGGCTACCTGCAGAGTACCTTCACCGATATTTTGAAAAGAGACCTTGCCGCCTTCAACAACAGCGACCGCTGGCTCCTGCCTGTTCCTGCAACGTTGATCATCGATCAAGGCGGAAAGATCCGCAGCGCTCATGTAAATCCTGACTTCATGCAGCGAGTAGATCCTTTGGAGATTTTAACTGAATTAAGAGAGCTACTTCCTAGCAGCACAGAACAATCCTCGGTCGAATAG